One Prevotella intermedia ATCC 25611 = DSM 20706 DNA window includes the following coding sequences:
- a CDS encoding glycosyltransferase family 2 protein has protein sequence MKISIITATYNSEATIADTINSVLNQEYSDIEYLVIDGGSSDGTLDIVKANAPRFDGKLRWVSESDRGIYDAMNKGIRMATGDIIGILNSDDYYTSNDVLSTYAETFKTSKVDAVYGDIHFIREGQPHKIARYYSSKIFRPALLRFGFMPAHPSFYVRRSVYEQAGFYSLDYKIGADFEMMVRLFKKHRISYKYIQKDMVTMRMGGASTSGLGSHKLLLKEDARACRENGIYSNTFLIALKYFYKIFEFRI, from the coding sequence ATGAAAATATCAATCATAACAGCTACATACAACAGCGAGGCAACCATTGCCGATACGATAAACTCTGTATTGAACCAAGAATATTCTGATATAGAGTATTTGGTAATAGATGGTGGCTCGTCCGATGGCACTTTAGATATAGTAAAAGCTAATGCGCCAAGGTTTGATGGCAAGCTCCGTTGGGTATCTGAAAGCGACCGTGGAATATACGATGCAATGAACAAAGGCATAAGAATGGCAACGGGCGATATTATTGGTATTTTAAATTCAGATGACTATTATACAAGCAACGATGTGCTTTCTACATACGCAGAGACCTTTAAAACAAGTAAGGTAGACGCTGTATATGGCGATATTCATTTCATAAGGGAAGGGCAACCGCATAAGATTGCCCGATATTATTCCTCTAAAATATTCCGCCCAGCGTTATTAAGGTTTGGTTTTATGCCCGCTCACCCTTCCTTTTATGTACGGCGTTCTGTTTACGAACAAGCAGGATTTTACAGTCTTGATTACAAGATAGGGGCAGATTTTGAAATGATGGTGCGTCTATTTAAGAAACATCGCATAAGCTATAAATACATTCAGAAAGATATGGTAACGATGCGTATGGGAGGCGCAAGTACGAGTGGGCTAGGTAGCCACAAGCTTTTGCTGAAGGAAGATGCAAGAGCTTGTCGTGAGAATGGTATCTATTCTAATACATTCTTAATAGCTTTAAAGTATTTCTATAAGATATTTGAGTTTAGAATTTAA
- a CDS encoding capsular biosynthesis protein, translating into MNLGLLLPTNIYFCPYVKIYTDVLDKNNIQYDIIYPDKRGLKEEAAYRYTRKIDDKANKMAKLLYYWDYSRFLRKTIKKEQYDKLIVFGPQVAIFLKSFLKKHYKNKFILDYRDLSIEQNFKGIYGELMELAALHVVSSPGFIKCLPNVCDSVLSHNLDINILKQAINDNDLSYTINNKEINVLTIGGIRDYEQNAAVIEALGNRENFLVSFVGRGIDAPRLEEFAKKGNYKNVIFSGYYDKKDESSIINKSTMMNIFYPRKLSHDTALSNRFYNSIFFRKPMITTADTIQGEYTKNYKLGLAITDTTNLAEEITTYLNTFDKEEYEENRKKLLKDFYSDYELFEEKVLAFCE; encoded by the coding sequence ATGAATCTTGGACTACTGTTACCAACTAACATTTATTTTTGTCCTTACGTCAAGATATATACTGACGTATTGGACAAGAACAATATTCAATACGACATCATATACCCCGACAAAAGAGGACTCAAAGAAGAAGCTGCATACAGATATACACGCAAAATAGACGACAAGGCAAATAAAATGGCCAAGCTATTATACTATTGGGACTATTCAAGGTTTTTGCGTAAGACCATCAAAAAAGAGCAATACGACAAGCTAATCGTCTTTGGTCCTCAAGTAGCAATCTTCTTAAAATCATTCTTAAAGAAGCATTACAAGAATAAATTCATACTGGATTATCGCGATTTATCTATTGAGCAAAACTTCAAAGGTATATACGGAGAACTTATGGAGTTGGCAGCATTGCACGTTGTTTCATCGCCAGGCTTCATAAAATGCTTACCCAACGTCTGCGATTCCGTGTTAAGCCACAACCTTGATATAAACATATTGAAGCAAGCTATCAATGATAATGATTTGTCATACACCATTAATAACAAGGAAATCAACGTTTTAACGATAGGTGGTATCAGGGATTACGAACAGAATGCCGCTGTTATTGAAGCATTGGGCAACCGAGAAAACTTCTTGGTATCTTTTGTCGGCAGAGGTATAGACGCTCCTCGGTTAGAGGAATTTGCAAAGAAAGGAAACTATAAGAATGTAATATTCTCGGGCTATTATGATAAAAAAGACGAGTCTTCAATTATCAACAAGAGCACGATGATGAATATTTTCTATCCTCGCAAATTGTCACACGATACGGCATTATCAAACCGTTTCTATAATTCCATATTCTTCCGAAAGCCCATGATAACAACCGCCGACACGATACAAGGCGAGTATACCAAGAACTACAAATTGGGATTAGCAATCACAGACACAACTAATCTTGCGGAAGAAATAACGACGTACTTAAACACTTTCGACAAAGAGGAGTATGAAGAAAACAGAAAGAAACTTCTTAAAGACTTCTATTCCGACTACGAATTATTTGAAGAAAAGGTTTTAGCTTTTTGTGAATAA
- the wecB gene encoding non-hydrolyzing UDP-N-acetylglucosamine 2-epimerase — protein sequence MKKILLTFGTRPEAIKMAPLILELNKHRDKVETIVCVTGQHREMLDQVLSIFKIKPNYDLNIMKKGQDLYDITSKVLLGLRDIFKETRPDLVLVHGDTTTSMAAALAAYYQQIPVGHVEAGLRTYNIYSPWPEEINRQLIGRISNYNFSPTSTSSTNLIKEGVNETSIHITGNTVIDSLYWVVNKIKSDQQLNIKLKEEIKTFGYDIDRLQGNRRMVLITGHRRENLGDGFIHIAQAIQELSTQFPDVDFVYPMHLNPNVRKSIYEVLGNDLSHFSNMFFIEPLEYLSFIYMMEKADVVLTDSGGIQEEAPSLKKPVLVMRGTTERPEAVEAGTVILVGTDKEKIVSNVSKLLTDHNHYQQMAKAINPYGDGKACERIVNILLSL from the coding sequence ATGAAAAAAATACTTTTGACATTTGGAACACGCCCGGAAGCCATAAAGATGGCACCGCTTATCTTGGAATTAAACAAACACCGCGATAAAGTAGAAACAATCGTATGTGTAACTGGTCAGCACCGCGAAATGCTTGACCAAGTGTTATCTATATTCAAGATAAAACCCAATTACGACTTGAATATCATGAAGAAGGGGCAAGACCTATATGATATTACAAGTAAGGTGCTGTTGGGATTACGAGATATTTTCAAAGAAACTCGACCCGATTTAGTATTGGTTCACGGCGATACAACCACCTCTATGGCTGCCGCTTTAGCTGCATACTACCAGCAGATACCCGTTGGACACGTTGAGGCAGGGTTGCGTACCTATAATATATATAGCCCATGGCCTGAAGAAATAAACCGACAACTGATAGGAAGAATTTCAAACTATAACTTCTCCCCTACTTCAACAAGTTCCACAAACTTGATAAAAGAAGGGGTAAATGAAACTTCAATTCATATTACAGGAAATACTGTCATCGACAGTTTGTATTGGGTTGTTAATAAAATAAAGTCTGACCAACAGCTGAACATTAAGCTAAAAGAAGAAATAAAGACTTTTGGTTACGACATTGACAGACTGCAAGGCAACAGACGTATGGTCTTAATAACTGGGCATCGACGCGAAAATCTTGGCGATGGCTTCATTCATATCGCACAAGCTATTCAAGAACTTTCAACTCAATTCCCTGACGTAGACTTCGTATATCCTATGCATCTTAACCCTAATGTGCGCAAGTCCATATATGAAGTCTTGGGCAACGACCTATCCCACTTCTCCAATATGTTCTTCATAGAGCCATTGGAATACCTTAGTTTCATATATATGATGGAGAAGGCAGACGTTGTTTTAACAGACAGTGGCGGAATACAAGAAGAAGCTCCGAGCCTTAAAAAGCCAGTGTTGGTAATGCGAGGTACTACCGAACGCCCAGAAGCCGTTGAGGCAGGAACCGTCATTCTTGTCGGAACTGACAAAGAAAAGATTGTCAGCAACGTCAGCAAACTATTGACAGACCACAACCACTACCAACAAATGGCAAAGGCTATTAATCCTTATGGAGATGGAAAAGCTTGTGAAAGAATCGTCAATATCCTGTTAAGTCTATAA
- a CDS encoding glycoside hydrolase family 99-like domain-containing protein, with product MKARVIAYYLPQFHPIPENDEAWGKGFTEWTNVAKAKPQFRGHYQPHIPADLGFYDLRLPEIREQQAALAREYGIEGFCYYHYWMGRDKLLLQRPFQEVLESGKPDFPFCLCWANHEWTTKTWQKDGKNKVIAPMEYGGEKDYTEHFNYVLPAFKDKRYITIDGKPVFVIYDPYHFKDVSIFMEIWRKLAEENGLSGIYFVAQIANTSTIKRNADGTLTRVIPNLKDSKEVYNNILALGFDGINSYGKSRGEMCYQGKTMRIVKQLLHKKLPFLPSLKLEYSKVVSNFFAPEDKWDNVYPMIIPGWDRTPRAGNSEGIYINSTPENFKKHIEQALNIIDSKPQEHKILFLKSWNEWGEGNYVEPDLKYGHAYLNAIKENIL from the coding sequence ATGAAAGCAAGAGTCATAGCATATTATTTACCACAGTTTCACCCTATTCCTGAAAACGACGAGGCATGGGGTAAAGGTTTTACTGAGTGGACAAATGTTGCAAAAGCAAAACCACAATTCAGAGGACATTATCAACCCCATATACCTGCAGACCTTGGTTTCTACGATTTACGTTTGCCTGAAATCAGGGAACAACAAGCAGCTTTAGCAAGAGAATATGGCATTGAAGGCTTTTGCTATTATCATTATTGGATGGGAAGAGACAAACTACTGCTTCAACGTCCTTTCCAAGAAGTATTGGAATCGGGTAAGCCTGACTTTCCTTTCTGCCTTTGCTGGGCAAATCATGAGTGGACAACAAAAACGTGGCAGAAAGACGGAAAGAACAAAGTTATAGCTCCAATGGAATACGGTGGAGAGAAAGACTACACCGAACATTTTAATTATGTACTTCCTGCTTTTAAAGACAAGAGATACATTACGATTGACGGAAAACCTGTTTTCGTAATCTATGACCCCTATCACTTTAAAGATGTAAGCATCTTTATGGAGATATGGAGAAAGTTGGCAGAAGAAAACGGATTGTCTGGAATTTATTTCGTTGCACAGATAGCTAACACATCAACTATCAAACGCAATGCCGATGGAACTTTAACTCGTGTCATACCTAATTTAAAGGATAGCAAAGAAGTTTATAACAATATACTTGCCTTAGGGTTTGATGGTATCAATTCTTATGGAAAATCGCGAGGCGAAATGTGCTATCAAGGCAAAACGATGCGCATCGTTAAACAACTTTTACACAAGAAGCTGCCATTCTTACCCTCGCTCAAATTAGAATATTCAAAAGTCGTAAGTAACTTCTTTGCTCCTGAAGACAAATGGGATAATGTATATCCAATGATTATACCGGGCTGGGACAGAACACCACGCGCAGGAAACAGCGAAGGAATTTATATAAACTCAACACCAGAGAACTTCAAAAAACATATCGAACAAGCTTTAAATATAATAGATTCCAAACCACAAGAGCATAAAATTCTATTCTTGAAATCTTGGAATGAATGGGGAGAAGGCAATTATGTTGAGCCAGACTTAAAATATGGCCATGCTTATTTAAATGCTATAAAGGAGAATATATTATGA
- a CDS encoding O-antigen polymerase yields the protein MSVIESNYILSAFLILLWVITLIWYQRKNKNFDAGSFIIVMYIIYAVFSIMTINDDSIPQLTNYEPLTLFPYLYLYVMMMIALTPAIYHHTNSTDSIEYPQSNILRIIATIIIVVAILNLPGIVSDFRNGLMSIFTDAEAGKKAYMEQIDNASNVGGAIRNIPAILFNSFSDIGIFLLFYFMTMSKKNHKIIYGLLFANVINLIMPVMRGQRSGVALAFLTIICGYFLFKQYLSKRLNKVIKKIGIVFIAIITLPVAAITISRFGSEKAGVATFINWYIGQGNIYFNNHALDDNGLRYGDRTLNLFKRLVDSKTSMNYVERRETYSKLKINDEVFSTFVGDFTIDFGPFFAVIIFIVFNFFVIYSFQKNKTNNNKIKLHQLLLLYFTVCISAQGGMYLFSYSDTRNLNIIVLALLYYYLKYHEALLEKFPLKKQNK from the coding sequence ATGTCGGTAATTGAAAGTAATTATATACTATCTGCATTTCTCATACTACTATGGGTAATAACCTTGATTTGGTATCAACGCAAAAATAAGAACTTTGACGCTGGTAGCTTTATCATTGTAATGTATATCATCTATGCCGTCTTTTCGATTATGACGATTAACGATGATTCCATTCCACAGCTTACAAACTATGAGCCATTAACGCTTTTCCCTTATTTATATTTATACGTGATGATGATGATAGCACTAACGCCGGCTATCTACCACCATACCAATTCAACCGACAGCATAGAATATCCGCAGTCAAACATCTTACGAATAATAGCAACCATTATCATTGTCGTTGCTATTTTGAACCTACCAGGCATCGTGTCTGATTTCCGTAATGGGTTAATGTCTATCTTTACAGATGCAGAAGCAGGAAAAAAAGCCTATATGGAACAAATAGACAATGCCTCGAACGTCGGTGGAGCTATTCGCAATATACCTGCAATCCTCTTTAACTCTTTCTCTGACATTGGTATTTTTCTGTTGTTCTACTTTATGACAATGAGTAAGAAAAACCATAAAATCATCTATGGCTTACTCTTTGCGAATGTTATTAACTTAATTATGCCTGTTATGCGAGGGCAGAGAAGTGGAGTTGCCTTAGCTTTTCTAACTATAATCTGTGGATATTTCCTATTCAAGCAATACCTTTCAAAAAGACTTAATAAGGTTATAAAGAAAATAGGAATCGTATTTATAGCCATTATCACATTGCCCGTAGCAGCAATTACCATCAGTCGCTTTGGCTCTGAAAAAGCTGGAGTAGCAACTTTTATCAACTGGTATATTGGACAAGGAAATATATATTTCAACAATCATGCTTTAGATGATAACGGACTTAGATATGGCGACAGAACTTTAAATCTATTTAAAAGGTTAGTAGATTCCAAGACTTCAATGAACTATGTTGAACGTCGAGAAACCTATTCAAAACTAAAAATAAACGATGAAGTCTTTTCTACGTTTGTAGGCGACTTCACCATCGACTTTGGTCCCTTCTTCGCAGTAATAATATTTATAGTTTTCAACTTCTTCGTTATCTATTCTTTTCAGAAAAACAAGACAAATAATAATAAGATAAAACTGCACCAACTATTACTTTTATATTTCACTGTCTGCATAAGTGCGCAAGGCGGAATGTATCTGTTTTCGTACTCAGACACAAGAAACTTAAACATAATTGTGCTCGCTTTACTTTATTATTACTTGAAATATCACGAAGCATTACTCGAGAAGTTTCCTCTTAAAAAACAAAATAAATAA
- a CDS encoding oligosaccharide flippase family protein, producing MPDIKESAKTKNIASNTLFLFVRMLVITFLNLYIVRVIIKGLGVEDYGIFNTIAGVVTVASFLTGVLSLSIQRFFSFYIGKNDTQKQTEIYSSCINIIAILSLLIIFIFETVGLWFVNTQLVIPAARMTAVIWLYQFTIFTFIFSLFQIPYTAAIFAHEDIGVYAVVSTVECLLRLGAAILIGKFMIDNLSFYGMCLLISSIIIFTIYLWYGKAHYKECHYHKTTDRKLYKELLSFSGWTLFGNVANIGMQQGNIILLNIFFGATINAAFGVALQINNAFGALCNSIIIPLRPAMIKAYAEENFSYLNKLFSVGNKLILYALLAIGTPIILEMPNILNWWLNITDDNFILFARLIIIYIVCLSMNNPITTIIQATGKVKEYHLKVESMTLLCLPISWIFFTLRLPSYFALISMIGVSALAHIIRLFCLRKYYHRFSISSYITTLIIPGVIILTLGVGSSYLLQKNIDSNILRILFIFLYSPTFFIVFALLLGTNKSEKKVLYSYVNSFITKRLCR from the coding sequence ATGCCCGATATAAAAGAATCAGCAAAAACAAAAAACATAGCATCGAACACACTATTTTTGTTTGTTCGTATGTTAGTTATTACATTTCTTAACCTTTATATTGTACGTGTCATTATAAAAGGATTAGGTGTTGAAGATTATGGCATTTTCAATACAATAGCAGGTGTAGTAACGGTTGCTTCTTTTTTAACAGGTGTGCTCTCACTCTCTATCCAAAGATTTTTCTCTTTTTATATTGGGAAAAATGATACTCAAAAACAAACAGAGATTTATTCATCGTGCATTAACATCATTGCAATACTGTCTCTTCTTATTATTTTCATATTTGAAACTGTCGGCTTATGGTTCGTTAATACTCAATTAGTAATACCTGCCGCAAGAATGACTGCTGTTATATGGTTGTATCAATTTACCATATTCACATTTATTTTTTCTTTATTTCAAATTCCATATACTGCAGCTATCTTTGCTCACGAAGATATAGGTGTCTATGCTGTCGTATCTACTGTCGAATGTTTACTTAGATTAGGAGCAGCCATACTTATTGGAAAGTTTATGATAGATAATCTTTCTTTTTATGGTATGTGCCTGTTAATTAGCAGTATCATTATTTTCACGATATATTTGTGGTATGGAAAAGCACACTATAAAGAATGTCATTACCACAAAACCACTGACCGAAAACTATATAAAGAGTTACTTTCTTTTTCTGGTTGGACACTATTTGGCAATGTTGCTAATATAGGAATGCAGCAAGGAAATATTATCTTGCTGAATATATTCTTTGGTGCAACAATAAATGCTGCATTTGGTGTCGCTTTACAAATTAATAATGCTTTTGGAGCATTGTGCAATAGTATTATCATTCCTTTGCGCCCAGCAATGATAAAAGCATATGCTGAAGAAAACTTCAGCTACCTTAACAAGCTCTTTTCTGTTGGCAACAAACTTATACTCTATGCTCTTTTAGCTATTGGCACACCCATTATCTTAGAAATGCCAAACATTTTGAATTGGTGGTTGAATATTACAGATGACAACTTCATTTTATTTGCTCGCCTCATTATTATTTATATAGTGTGCTTATCAATGAATAATCCAATTACGACGATTATTCAAGCAACAGGCAAAGTTAAAGAATACCACTTAAAAGTAGAGAGTATGACACTTCTGTGCTTACCCATTTCGTGGATTTTCTTTACACTACGTTTACCATCTTATTTTGCTCTTATCTCAATGATAGGCGTATCAGCACTTGCACATATTATAAGACTATTTTGTTTACGCAAATATTATCATCGGTTCTCTATAAGCTCTTATATTACAACTTTAATTATTCCTGGAGTAATAATATTGACATTGGGAGTTGGAAGTAGCTACTTGCTACAAAAAAACATTGACAGCAATATTCTACGAATACTTTTTATTTTCCTGTATTCTCCTACTTTCTTTATTGTATTTGCATTATTGTTAGGAACTAACAAGTCAGAGAAGAAGGTTCTATATAGTTATGTTAATTCGTTTATAACAAAACGCTTATGTCGGTAA
- a CDS encoding chain-length determining protein encodes MENEENVKQIDLRLVFKRIGEHKKLFLITLPIVIALSSYIILCVPRTYKSETAMAPEASPSMDVGALGDIASSFGFDLPTGKSADAISPLIYPDLMNDNGFATALFKVNVQTIDKRINTNYYDYLKHHTKITWWEKAYTWALQKLSPKNTANFAPEKFNPYQLSKIDNDLVKGMRDNIKISTDKKTGIISIATVAQDPMVAKMLADATRTQLQKYIIEYRTKKLRNDVNHYQSLVNQAKKEYEKVRKEYGQISDADIDVVLESVKLKQNDLENDMQLKYNTYTTLMAQLKAADAKLQEHTPVFTTIQGAEVPVKPSDPKRMLFVLEMFISAFIILSVYVIRDILH; translated from the coding sequence ATGGAAAACGAAGAAAATGTAAAACAAATAGATTTACGGTTGGTGTTTAAAAGAATCGGAGAACATAAGAAACTATTCTTGATAACACTCCCAATCGTTATTGCATTATCATCTTATATCATTCTTTGTGTACCAAGAACATACAAAAGTGAAACTGCTATGGCACCAGAAGCAAGTCCTTCTATGGATGTTGGTGCTTTGGGAGATATTGCCTCTTCATTTGGTTTCGATTTGCCAACAGGAAAAAGTGCTGATGCTATTTCTCCTTTGATTTATCCTGACCTAATGAATGATAATGGCTTTGCGACTGCACTATTCAAGGTAAACGTACAAACTATTGATAAAAGAATCAATACAAATTATTATGATTATCTAAAACACCACACAAAAATAACATGGTGGGAGAAAGCTTATACATGGGCGTTACAAAAACTATCGCCTAAAAATACAGCAAACTTTGCTCCAGAAAAGTTCAACCCTTACCAGTTGTCAAAGATTGATAATGACCTTGTAAAAGGAATGAGAGATAATATAAAAATAAGCACTGATAAAAAAACAGGTATTATAAGCATTGCTACGGTAGCGCAAGACCCAATGGTAGCTAAAATGCTTGCAGATGCTACAAGAACACAACTACAAAAATACATTATTGAATACAGAACGAAGAAGCTAAGGAATGATGTAAATCATTATCAAAGCCTTGTAAATCAAGCTAAGAAAGAATACGAAAAGGTTCGTAAGGAATATGGGCAAATAAGTGATGCCGACATAGATGTTGTGTTGGAAAGTGTAAAACTAAAGCAAAACGATTTGGAAAACGATATGCAGCTGAAATACAACACTTACACTACTCTTATGGCACAACTTAAAGCTGCCGATGCGAAACTGCAAGAGCATACTCCTGTCTTTACAACTATCCAAGGCGCAGAAGTTCCTGTAAAACCTTCAGATCCTAAAAGGATGTTATTCGTTCTCGAAATGTTTATATCTGCTTTTATCATATTGTCAGTTTACGTCATAAGGGACATACTGCATTAA